Proteins encoded in a region of the Oikeobacillus pervagus genome:
- a CDS encoding M20/M25/M40 family metallo-hydrolase, with product MVNQERLLNEFLELVQIDSETTNEAEISKVLKKKFEDLDVHVYEDETKEQTGHGAGNLICTLDANKEGVDPIYFTSHMDTVVPAVNVKPSIKEGYVVSDGTTILGADDKTGLAAMFEAIRQLKEQNIQHGIIQFIITVGEESGLVGAKALDSSLLKAKYGYALDSDGTVGDIIVAAPTQAKIKTVIYGKTAHAGVAPEKGVSAITIAAKAIAKMPLGRIDEETTANIGRFEGGRATNIVCDRVDILAEARSLENEKMEAQVEKMKTAFIQTAKEMGGRAEVNVEVMYPGFKFGEGDHVVEIAKKAAEKIGRPCKLLTSGGGSDANVIAGFGIPTVNLAVGYEEIHTTSEKMPIAELVKIAEMTVAIIEEVANGN from the coding sequence ATGGTGAATCAAGAGCGATTGTTAAATGAATTTTTAGAATTGGTACAAATTGATTCCGAAACGACAAATGAAGCTGAAATTTCTAAAGTATTAAAGAAGAAATTTGAGGATCTAGATGTTCATGTATATGAAGATGAAACAAAAGAACAAACCGGTCATGGTGCGGGAAATTTAATCTGCACATTGGATGCGAATAAAGAGGGAGTGGATCCGATTTATTTTACTTCCCATATGGATACAGTGGTCCCCGCGGTTAATGTAAAGCCTTCTATTAAAGAAGGTTATGTCGTTTCAGATGGAACAACCATATTGGGAGCAGATGATAAAACAGGTCTTGCTGCTATGTTTGAAGCGATTCGTCAATTAAAAGAACAAAATATTCAACATGGTATAATCCAATTTATCATTACCGTAGGAGAAGAATCAGGTTTAGTAGGAGCTAAAGCTTTAGATTCTTCCTTATTAAAGGCTAAATATGGCTATGCGCTCGACAGTGATGGTACAGTAGGAGATATTATTGTCGCTGCTCCTACACAAGCCAAAATTAAAACAGTCATTTATGGAAAAACAGCTCATGCTGGTGTCGCCCCTGAAAAAGGTGTATCGGCCATTACGATTGCAGCGAAAGCAATTGCCAAAATGCCTCTTGGCCGAATTGATGAGGAAACGACAGCTAATATTGGCCGTTTTGAAGGGGGAAGAGCAACGAATATCGTATGTGATCGCGTGGATATTTTAGCTGAAGCTCGCTCTTTAGAAAACGAAAAAATGGAAGCTCAAGTTGAAAAAATGAAAACAGCGTTCATCCAAACAGCTAAGGAAATGGGTGGAAGAGCAGAAGTAAATGTTGAGGTCATGTACCCTGGCTTTAAATTTGGAGAAGGGGATCATGTTGTCGAGATTGCTAAAAAAGCAGCAGAAAAAATTGGCCGTCCATGTAAACTATTAACGAGCGGTGGGGGCAGTGATGCGAATGTTATTGCAGGATTTGGTATCCCTACTGTTAATCTTGCCGTAGGCTATGAAGAAATTCATACGACAAGTGAAAAAATGCCGATTGCGGAATTGGTAAAAAT